GCTCCGCCTCATGCTGTGTAACGACGGCTTCCCAGtacgcctcctccacatcaCGACGTACCTTGCGGTAGTTGAGCTCTACCACggcctgcacacgcgcgcggtggcgccggaAGGCACGCTGGATGCGCACAACTCGCCCTTCTAGGAgatgagcagcgcagcgcagcttcGTGCGCGGGATGCGTAGCAAGTGAAGAAAGGTGTCAGTGGCTCGTTCgctgcgacggtgccgccgccagtggACCTTAAGAAGCACGTGTTTGGCCACAATCGCCGTCGCCCGCACCATCTGCTTGTGAAAGCGGTAGAGCTTCCAGATGGGGACGAAGAGAAGCCGCAGAGCGTGGTATGCCGCGAGCTTGTCCGGCCGCGGGGTCGTGGGGCTCACAGCGGTCGCCGACTTCGAGTTGGCCGACAGCTTCAGCTCATCCTCGATGGCAGCGGTGTCCAGCTGCAGCTTCAGCATGCGGCCCGGCTGGATCGGCTGATGCCGCGGCCCTTTCGGAGAGCAGGTGGTGAGCGTGGAGCTTGACAAGCCGCCATCAAAGCCATCGTTGAGCTGCGATGAATCCTCGTCTTTCCCCGTGCCGAGCTTATCCGCTGCGAATGGGACGCCTCGAATGGCGAGCACCTTCGCGGAGTCTGCGGCAGAGACGGTTCGAGGGCGTGCCTTTAGAACGGAACCTTCACTCGTCTTGCATAGCGTGCGCTGTCGACTATGCGAAACAGTTGCACAGATGTCATGAGCGCCGCGCAGGGAGCGAGGCCACGGGACAGAAGTGGGTTCGGTAAAGATGTACTTCGGCACATGTCTTGGTGCGTTGAGCGAAACTCGTCGCGGCCGGCTACTCGCGGTGACGGCCACGTGGTAACTGCGATGATGtagtgctgccgctgcgacccCCGACATCGGAGGACGCGGtaccgccgccacctgcggaagcgtcgtcgccgacacAGTGCGCGGCTTCTGCATTGGTAGGATAATAAGCAGCTTAATGGGGGAAGAGAGTGGACAGATATGATGATCTAGGTaaagagcaaaaaaaaaggcgcgAGAAAGTCAGGGTGAAAAGCGATGCAAAGAAGGGCAATGAGAAAACAACTTCAAAAAAAGATGTGCACGGACAGAACGGCGGGTGTGCCGCGATGTGCGCAGGGCTCTAAGTAGCGTCTGTGTACAGGTAtttatttttcttttcggAAGCAGTTGGGAGGCGCCTCAAGCCCGTTTACCGACAAAACTGTTTGGCACCACGTCACCAGCAGTCCATAAAGCCCCATGAGGCGGTAAGTAGCAAGCGAAGAAGGGGAtgaggaaagaaagagaacgaGGAGAGGCACTCGAGGCAGCCGACACGCACAGTTGCGTGGATGCCACGTGTAGGTTGCAGGCGCTGCATCAATCAGTAGAGAGTCGCCTTCAAGCTGCATCCATCAACGTCCACATCAGTGCTGCGATAACCCCTTGGCGATGATGAATATATGATCACGTACTCGGGCTGGGCCGTATGCAGCGTTGTGGCACCGCacacccgctgctgcgcagcgtggtCAAGGGACTCTCCTTGCTAGACATAATATGTTGGTTTTTGTTGCGCCGGCGAGCCCATGCGTGTCAGGCGTCGGCGCGTTACtcgttttttgtttttctttacACAAAGAGAAGAACGACAACGACACACGAAACAGGGAGCAAACATGGAGGATGAGAAACAGCGACAACAATACAGATGGTATGGGTGTGTGTCACTGTCGCCAGGTACGAGCAGGTAGGTCGAGAATCACAGCAAACGACCACACCCTCACGTCCTGCCTCGGCAtgtcgctctccctccccctcccgaataaaaaaaaaagaaagcaccTCCGCCATCCCTCCAGACTCCCTtgcacacaaacagagaGATGGTGAGAGGAGGTAGGGGAAGCGGTCAGCAACCGTTTCGACAAGCACCAGAGGTGGAGGCACAGCGCataagcacacacacatacacaggcagtcaacaaaaacgaaaatgCCAACTCCCCCATTCATCGCATCATCAcggacagacacacacgcacaggccTCTTTCGGGCCCCGCGTCATCCGGGGCCCTCCCACCACTGCTGCTTAAAGAGGCAAGCACAGAAGAGATGATGAGGGAGGCCGTGTGAGttcgaaaagaaaagcggtCTGTCCCACTCTTGTCGTCACAGATGCTCCACCAACTTATCTGCGTTTCGCCGCCGTTCCCTTCGCACGCTTCTGCGAACGCCACTTCTTCAGAAGGACGTCCGGCGCGTTTTCGTAGCCCCATCGGTGGTGATCCTTCACAAACGCCAACTCATCAGAGATCTGCTTGAACACCTTGGCGAAGTCCACTGGTTGCGCCGACGCTTGCGGCATCTGCTGCATCATCATCGCACTATGGTTTTCCGACTCGACAtcctcgccgagcagcagctggagcaggcCCTGGTTGCCGGACATGATGAGAAAGTAGAGGCTGAGGGAGGTGACGTAGTTGCAGTTGAGCACGTCTATCTCGAGCCCGCGCTGCATCATCTCACGAAAGCGATGCGACAATGGAAACGGGAACTTGGCGACCACAAAGCCGGAGAAGAAGTAAGAGACCAGCATCATCATACCAATGTTCGGCACCATCATCATAAACTGGTTCTTTAGCAAACCCATCATGACATTCGGGTCGTTCATCATCTCCATCGGGTTGACAGGATCCACCTCCTTCTTCAACATCCCGTTCAGCATGCGCTCCGCCCGGTGCTTGAAGGACTCGGGTGacagcgcagcaccgccgctgagcaGTATGCGGCCGTAGTTTTGAATGTTCACATTGCAGATGCGGGCCATGTTTGGCTTGGAGGGGGAATTCATGAGGATGGTGACGTAGTGGCGCAGCACACCCATGAATAGGACAATCACAATCAAAGGCAGTAGCACCCAGTCCCGGATGCTGGGGTCCAACAGAATGTTTTGCTCAGCCGTCATTGTTCGAGCGCAGTCGGGGGTGCgacaagaaaagaaaagcgatGAGACAAGTACGGCTGGCGCGCCAACCAAAGAAGAGATAAGAGCAGCGAGTAGAACTGCGgcgccgtgtgtgtgcaacgCGTATGTGGCGGCAGCGTATCTTCGGTGGCGGACCGTGTGGAGTGCCTGTTTTGCGCTCAGATTTGGATGAACAGAAGAGCAACGCGATAGAGCCACGAGAGGCACGGAGAGGGAAGCACGTCACCTAAAAGGCACAGCACAAAGACGGCGCGCCAAGACCACGTGTATAGAGCCACTAGAAAGATCGAGAAAGGAGGAAAAAATGAAACCGAGTACCCTTTCAAAAGggagcgtgcgcacgcaagagagagaaggggaagggggcgtgTCGGTCGTCAGCGAATTCGTcggtggcgaggagggagggagggaagcgaGCGGGCGTGTAGAGAATCGGTCGATCGAGCACTGTCTCAGCACCAATGGAAGTGGTGCGTATGAGCGCGTAAGAGCATTGCATCGCTTGTGTGGCGAGCACACATCGAGGAGTGGAGTTCGACTTCTATGAGAGTTTGAGCAATCGGCTCACGTggggcagccgcagcaccccTTGCTGTAGAACACTACgagagcaggagaagggGTGGGAAATCGACGACGCCAGTGTGGGCGACACATAAGGCTCGCAGGCTTTTAGTTTCGAAAGAAGGGCGGATAGAGAGGAGAGGCTGGGTCGGTCTTGACGGACAGCGCTTCAGACTCCACCACGCATACGAATGGCACAAAGAGACGGCGAAGAGGCAACTAAAGATAAAACGAAGGGCTGCTGCGGAGTGAGGACAGTGTGGCACaagcacaccagcacgcaaGCATGAACACGCTTCATATGCAGCAGATCAATAATAAACGGCCCCAGTGTCGGCgtgggaagagggagggcggctTAGGGCACCGACACAttgcacacgcagcagctcccccTCCATGATGGTGCTCGGCCACACGTTGCCCCATATCCCGATAAAGAAAGCAGCGATGACTACCCGCcgttcgcctcctccttcacaTCCGGGAAGATCAACTCGGTGAACGATGTGATGCGGTGCGCGTAGCGGTCGGGCGGGATGGTGGAGAGCGTTTTTTGCTTCCACAGCAGTGACTTGAAGAAGTTGGCACCCTTTTTCTTCAACGTGTACGTGGTGAGAACGTCGATTACGCCGATGTAGTACACCTCCTGATCGTCAAAGCTGCGCACGCCGTTGGCAAACTCTGGAAACGTTGTTAGCGTCGTCCTCGTGCCGAACGGGTGATTGTCTTGTGCAAGAGTGGCGGGCCTCACCTCGGCCGACGTCGATACAGGCGCGACGCCGGAAGAGGATGCCACATTCGTGTTCTCAATACCGTACCGCTTCTCTGGCGGTCGCGTCTTGTCATCCTGGTAGGCGACGCCGATGAGCAGAGAGTAGTCCATCATGCCCGCATTTTTGAGAAAGTCATAGTCGCGCAGCAGTTCCTCCACAAGTCGCTTACGTGCGGTGCGTGGCGCCCAAAAGAGCCGCGTGAGGTCTTTGTCGTGCAGCGTGGGCAGTCCTTGCGCGCCCTCGGTTCCCCGCACCACGACCGCGCTCTCCCTGCcggggtgctgctgcgacgcatCGATTGCTGGGTTGGCAAGAACGTGGGGTTTTTTACGGGTTTTCGTGACATGCGGATCGGGCTCGTAGCCGCTGCGGATGAGGTGTGGGTAGTGGAGGTGCTTGCCATTCTTTGGAACGCGGCCCTTGATGTCCCACTTTTCGTGCagcacggaggcggcgccgaaGACGTCGTTGAAGCACAAGATGTACCCCTCCTCGTTCCGCACGGAAACCTTCAGAAGCATGTAAAAGCGCATAAGGAGACTGCTGGGGTGGGCGGTGATGTGTAGCGTGTAGGCACGCAGCACACGAAGCAAAGCGCGGACCTCCTCCACTGAGATTGTCTTGCACATGAACAGCATGGTCTTTGATTTGAGGAAGAACGCTTGAGAGCGGCCCTCACCCATCTCCATCTTTAGGCGGTTCTCCGGCAACGACCACTCGTCTGCGAACTGTGGGTCTGTCACGCCCTTCAGCTGGCGAAGAAAGGAGAACACCTCCGGGGCATACTCGGTGACGCGCACCTTCACGTGCTTTCCCTTGTGGTCCGTGGATGGCAcggtgagctgctgcaccgcgctgcAGTCCTCTGGCTTGATCGCTTTGGATTGCTCAGCTAGGCTACAGTGAGTACTATGCATCGCCTGCGAGGACGAAGTGGCAGCTTCGGCCTTCTtcagccgcgctgctgccgtcaccCTTAACGCCGCggccacctgcagcgccgtgagGCCACGGCCGCTCGTCGCAGTACCGCCGACTTGCCCCATGAGGATCTGCCGGGGATGGCGACTCGTTGAAGTGCACGCGAGCTTGGATTAGTGAACCCAAGGGTGAGGGGGAGAAAACGCGCCGTTGGGGTACTTGACGGCAAGCACCTCTCGAGCTTTgttgtgagtgtgtgtgcgactGCGGCCTTCCAGCGGCACACTCATGGGGTAAGGTCATACAAGTCAAAAGCGGCTGAAAGTCATCAGGGAAGTACAGGCAGGCGAGTCAG
This genomic stretch from Leishmania donovani BPK282A1 complete genome, chromosome 36 harbors:
- a CDS encoding phosphatidylinositol-4-phosphate 5-kinase-like protein codes for the protein MGQVGGTATSGRGLTALQVAAALRVTAAARLKKAEAATSSSQAMHSTHCSLAEQSKAIKPEDCSAVQQLTVPSTDHKGKHVKVRVTEYAPEVFSFLRQLKGVTDPQFADEWSLPENRLKMEMGEGRSQAFFLKSKTMLFMCKTISVEEVRALLRVLRAYTLHITAHPSSLLMRFYMLLKVSVRNEEGYILCFNDVFGAASVLHEKWDIKGRVPKNGKHLHYPHLIRSGYEPDPHVTKTRKKPHVLANPAIDASQQHPGRESAVVVRGTEGAQGLPTLHDKDLTRLFWAPRTARKRLVEELLRDYDFLKNAGMMDYSLLIGVAYQDDKTRPPEKRYGIENTNVASSSGVAPVSTSAEVRPATLAQDNHPFGTRTTLTTFPEFANGVRSFDDQEVYYIGVIDVLTTYTLKKKGANFFKSLLWKQKTLSTIPPDRYAHRITSFTELIFPDVKEEANGG